GCGGGTGGCGAGCAGCTGAAAACAGACGTCTACACCGTCACCATCACCAGCGATGACTACGCGCCCATTACCGCTCCGCTGACCGTGCGCCAGTATCTCTTTGCAGGCTTCAGAGCACCACTCGATGTAAGCGACTGGGTCTACGGAGATACCCGCACTTACAAGTGGAAGGCGATAAATCCCGGCGAAAACGGCACCTGGTCGGCGATTATGCGAGAGCAGGGAATCTTTGAAATTTACGAGGAAACCGTCGATACGACCAGCGAGCCGGGGGTGTCCCACTATACGACGAAGGTCAGGGCGATCAAGGCGGGCCGGACCTATATCGATATTCTCTATGTATCCGATACCACGGCGTCGTGGTCGCCATGGACGCATAGTTCTGTTTTCGCCGGTGGCACGGTCGTTGTGCGAGGTCTCACCGTGACGGCAGGCAGCGCAACCATCACCAAGGGCGATGCGCTGCCAACAGACCTTGTGAGTTGTACCGGCCTGCTGGATAGCGAAGGACGCACGGATGACCAGGATACGGTGCTGGACAACGCCCTTTCCTATCGGCTGCTTGACGCAGACGGCGCGGAGGTCACGGTGGATACGGCGAGGAATACCCCCGGGACCTACACCGTTGTCCCCGCTGCCATCCTCAAATCCGGCTGGGACGAGCGGTATTCGCTCAACAGGGTCAACGGCACGCTGACGGTGGAGGATAAGGTCGAGGAGCTGTTCACCGTCACTGTGACCAGCGGCGGCAACGGCACGGCGTCCGCATCTCAAGCAAAGGCCGTGGCCGGCACAGAGATCACCCTGACCGCCACGCCCAACAAGGGCTACCACTTCAAGGAGTGGCAGGTCATGAGCGGCAGCGTGACCATCAAGGACAATAAGTTCACCATGCCGAACGACAACGTGGAGGTCAAGGCTGTCTTCGAGGAGGACGTTCCTGCACCTACTGAGTTTACCATCACCGTGAAAACGGACGGAAACGGAACGGCTTCCGTCTCTCATGCAAAAGCCGTGGTCGGTACGGAGATCACCCTGACCGCCAAGCCAAACACCGGCTACCACTTCAAGGAGTGGCAGGTCATGAGCGGCGGCGTGACCATCAAGGACAATAAGTTCACCATGCCGAACGCCAACGTGGAGATCAAGGCAATCTTCGAGGAGGACGTGTCTGCACCCACCGAGTTCATCGTCACCTTTGACGCGGGCGATGGTACGCCCTCTGTCGGCAGCATGACCACCACCAATCAGAAGCTAAGTTCGCTGCCCAGTGCCTCCCGGAGCAAGCACAACTTCGATGGCTGGTACACCGAAAAGAGCGGCGGTACGAAGGTTACGACGGATACCGTATTCTCTGCAAATACCACCGTCTACGCCCACTGGACGTACATCGGCGGCGGCTACAACCCGCCCGTCTATTACACGCTGACCTTTGAAACGAACGGCGGGGATAAGCTTTCTCCCGTCAGCGGCAGCTACAACGCCCTCATTGACCTGTCGAAGTATGTGCCGAAAAGAAGCGGCTATGCCTTTACGGGCTGGTACAGCGAACGCAGCCTGACAAACAAGGTTTCCGGCGTTTATCTGACGAAGGATATGACCGTGTATGCAGGCTGGCGCGTGACCATAGTCCCGCAGACCGACGACAGCAGCGTGTTAGGCTTGTGGGGGATCTCCCTCTGCACATCTCTTGCCGGATGCCTTGCGCTGATCACATGGCAGATCAGGCGGCGGCGTGAGGAAAAATCGCTGCAAAGCATCGAAAAGTAAACAGGCTCACCTTTAGGGGCGCGGGCAAATAGCCCCGCGCCCCTTTTTCGGCTTCATTCGTCAGGAATCTCTGTGCATACGTCCCCACCGACCAATAGGTCTGGATTCCTCCGATAAGCGAATGTCGGGAATATAGTAATCACCACAACGAATATAGTTCAGTTCCTGCATCATATGTACCTCCAATAAGATTCAAACATTCTGTTAAAGATAGAAAAAGGCGATACCTGGTTGTGAAAACCAAGTATCGCCAATTTTTCTTGTTGCACTCCTGTACGGCAGCTACCCTATGTCAGTAATGTCCTCATACTGTCTTATTGGAAACTACCCTTTCGGGACTTTTTTTGTTTTTTGGATAATTACTGCCAGTAGATCAGTGCCCCGTGCCGGTCTGTGTCTCTATGCAATTTTCCTTCATCGTACAGCGCTTCCAGGCAGGTGAGTACCTTCTGGGCCATGAGATATTGCCGCAGCCCCAGTACCGGGCGTAGCTCTGTACGGGTGCGGTGATAGATCTTGCAGGTGATCTCATAGGCGGTGAGGGGATGCCGGGAGGCTTTCAGCACCAGCTGGGCGGTGCCGCACAGATGCCGGTAGGAAATGCGGATGTCCTCAATGGCCTTCCGAATGTCTGCTTCCCCGCAAATCGCGTCATTGTGGGCGGGAAAGAGCCAGTGCAGGTGCAGGTCAGCCACCTGCTGCAGGGCATCCTCGTAAATGTGCAGAAAATGCTGATCCCGGGTTTCGGTGAGGATGACCGGGGCCAGGCGGCGGATGATATGGTCGCCGCAGAACAGGATGCCGTGGGCCGCCTCGTACAGCCCCAGCTGTCCCGGGGTGTGGCCGGGCAGCGCCATGGCCTGCAGCCGGTAGGGGCCGATGGCCAGCACGTCCCCGGGAGAGAGAACTTTCACATCGTGGAAAAAGGGACGGTAATCTCTCGGATCAAATACCCGCTGGCCGATGATGGAAATTTCTGCATCGTGGAAGCCACAGGTGTAGCCGATATCCGTGCGGATGCGGGTCAGACCGGTGCGGGCGTCCTCGTACTCCGGCGCACTCATGTAGATGGCAGCACCTTTTTGCCGGAACCACCACACCATGCCCACGTGGTCAATGTGGTAATGGGTGAGCAGCAGGGCAGTTTTCTCCGGCTGCAGATGAAAGGTCTCAAATACATGCTCAAAAAAGGCCAGCGAGGAGGTAGTGTCATAACCGCAGTCGATGAACAGCGTCTGTTCTCCCTGGTGGATCATATAAATATTCACGTCATTCTGGGTGGATTTCTCCGCCGGGATCGTGCCCATATAGATATGGGGAAGAATTTCTTTCATAAAAAACCTCATTTGTCATTTGTTGTACATTTAGTATACCCGTGTTAGAATAAGAAGGAAAGTAAAAAATGAGGAGGAAATACACATGTTTCGTTCCAATACCAAAGTGATCAGAATCGGAGACCGGGTCATTGGCGGGGGCAATCCCATCCTGATCCAGTCCATGACCAATACAAGAACCGAGGATGTGGCCGCCACGGTGGCCCAGATTCAGGAGCTGGAGGCGGCGGGCTGCGAGATCATCCGCTGCACCGTGCCTACCATGGAGGCGGCGAAAGCACTGCCCGAGATCAAAAAACAGATCCATATCCCGCTGGTGGCGGACATTCATTTTGACTACCGGCTGGCCATTGCCGCCATGGAAAACGGCGCGGATAAGATCCGCATCAATCCTGGTAATATTGGAAGCCGGGAACGGGTGCAGGCAGTGGTGGATGTGGCCAGGGAGCGGAACATTCCCATTCGTGTGGGTGTCAACAGTGGTTCTCTGGAAAAGGAACTGGTGGTGAAATATCACGGTGTGACGGCAGAGGGCATTGTGGAGAGCGCCCTGGACAAGGTACACCTGATTGAGGATATGGGTTATGACAATTTGGTCATCAGCATCAAGTCTTCCGACGTGCTCATGTGCGTCCGGGCCCATGAGCTGCTGGCGGGAAAGACGCCCTATCCGCTTCATGTGGGGATTACTGAGGCGGGCACGGTGCTTTCCGGCAACATCAAGTCGTCGGTGGGGCTGGGCATCATTTTGTATCAGGGCATCGGCGACACCATCCGGGTATCCCTGACCGGCAATCCGGTGGAGGAGATCAAGTCGGCCAAGCTGATCCTGCGGACGCTGGGCCTTCGAAAGGGCGGCATCGAGGTGGTATCATGTCCCACCTGCGGGCGCACCAGCATTGACCTTATTGGCCTGGCAAACCAGGTGGAGAATCTGGTGCAGCGCTATCCGCTGGACATCAAGGTGGCAGTCATGGGCTGCGTGGTCAACGGCCCGGGCGAGGCAAAAGAGGCAGACATCGGTATTGCAGGCGGCATCGGGGAGGGACTGCTCATCCGTAAGGGGGAAGTCATCCGCAAGGTGCCGGAGGATCAGCTTCTGTCCACATTAAAGGACGAGCTGGATCACTGGGAGGCGTAAAAATACATGGCAAAAGCGTTCATGGAAGTATTTCCGGGACTGAAATTAAGTGAAGATATCCAGGATCTGTTTGCACAGACAGAGGTGGAGCGGGTGGCGACCACCCGCAACCGGGACATTCTGCGCATTTATATGAACAGTGAGCGGCTCATCCAGAAGCCCCAGATCTACAAGGCAGAGCAGACTATCCGGCAGCAGCTGTTTCCGCGGATGCGCATGTCCATTAAGATCATTGAAAAATTCCGGCTGTCGGAGCAGTATTCCCCCCGGACGCTGATGGATGTGTATTATGACAGTATCCTGACGGAGTTCAAAAATTACAGCCGGGTGGAGTATAATCTGTTTTCCCAGGCCAAATGGGAGTTTACCGAGGATCGGAAGCTGACATTACACATCCCGGACAGTGTCATTGCCCGGGAAAAAAGTGACGAGATCGTCCGGGTGCTGGAAAAGATTTTCTGCGAGCGCTGCGGCATGGATCTGATCACCGCCGTGGAGTATGAGGCGCCCAAGGAGAGCAAATACCGGAAAAACAGTGAGGAGCAGATCGCAAGGGAGATCCAGGAGATCGTGCGCCACACGAAGGGAGCCGGGGAAGGGCCGCTGCTGGAAGCCAAGGGGGCAGACCTGCCCTGGGACGATGCGCCAAAGGCGGAGAAGCCGGCGGAAAAAGCGGAGAACAGGGACAAAGAAACAAAAGAAAAAGCTGCCGGGCAGACCGGCGCGTCCAGGGACAAGGGCGGCCAGAACGGACAGGCAGCAGGCGGCAGAACGTTCCAGAAGAAGGAGTTCCGCAAAGGCGGCTTCCAGAAAAACGGCGGCGGCTTTGCCGGTGGCTACAAGCGCTCCGATAATCCCGATGTTTTATATGGAAGAGATTTTGAAGACAACGCCATCCCCATGGATCAGATTCTGGGTGAGATGGGCGAGGTGACCGTCCGGGGCCAGATCAGCAGTCTGGAAACCCGGGAGATCCGGGGCGAGAAGACCATCATCATCATGAATGTGACGGATTTCACCGACACCATGAGCATCAAGATTTTTACAAAAAACGAGTTTTTAAGTGACATTCTGGGTGGACTGAAGCAGGGTGGCTTCATTAAGCTGAAGGGTGTCACCACCATTGATAAATTTGACAGTGAGCTGACCATCGGTTCCGTGGTGGGCATCAAGAAGATCCCGGATTTCCGGGTGCGGCGGATGGACACCAGCGCCCAGAAACGGGTGGAGCTGCACTGCCACACGAAGATGAGCGATATGGACGGTGTGTCCGATGTGAAGGATCTCATCGGCACGGCCATTTCCTGGGGACACAAGGCGCTGGCGGTCACCGACCACGGCATTGTCCAGGCGTTCCCGGACGCCAATCACGCGGTGCCCAAAGGCAGCGATTTCAAGGTGATCTACGGCGTGGAGGCGTACCTGGTGGACGACTTAAAACAGATCGTGCAGCACGCCAAAGGCCAGAAGCTGGACGACACCTATGTGGTGTTCGATATCGAGACGACCGGTTTTTCCAATCTGAAAAACAAGATCATCGAGATCGGCGCCGTGAAGGTGGTGGGCGGCGTCATCACGGAGAAGTTCAGCACCTTCGTCAACCCCCAAGTGCCCATTCCCTTTGAGATCGAGCATCTGACGGGTATCAATGACAACATGGTGCTGGATGCGCCCACCATCGACAAGGTGCTGCCGGAATTCATGGCATTCTGTCAGGACGCCGTCATGGTGGCCCACAATGCGGATTTCGATATGGGATTTATCAAGCGGAATTTAAGCCTTCTTGGCATGGAACGGGATTTTACCATCGTGGACACGGTGGCCATTGCCCGGATCCTGCTGCCCAACCTGAACCGGTTCAAGCTGGACACGGTGGCGAAGGCGCTGAATATTTCGCTGGAAAATCATCACCGGGCCGTGGACGATGCGGGCTGTACGGCGGAGATTTTTGTAAAATTTGTGGAAATGCTGAAAAAGATGGACGTCTACACGCTGGACGATCTGAACCGGATCGGCAAACTTTCCGACGATGCCATCCGCAAGCTGCATTCCTACCATGCCATCATTCTGGCGAAAAACGAGACGGGGCGGCTGAATCTGTACCGGCTGATCTCCGCCTCTCATCTGAAATATTTCCAGCGGCAGCCCAAGATCCCCAAATCCCTGCTTATGCAGTACCGGGAGGGACTGATCCTGGGGTCTGCCTGCGAGGCCGGAGAGCTGTTCCGGGCGCTGGTGCGGGACAGCACCGAGGAAGACATTGCCCGGATCGTGAATTTTTATGATTATCTGGAAATCCAGCCCATCGGCAACAACATGTTCATGCTGCGGGACAACGAGTCGGCGGCCCAGACCGAGGAGGATCTGCGGGACTACAACCGGCGGATCGTGGCGCTGGGCGAGCAGTTCAACAAGCCGGTGGTTGCCACCTGCGATGTGCATTTCCTGAACCCGGAGGACGAGATTTACCGCCGGATCATCATGGCCAGCAAGGGCTTCAAGGACGCGGACGATCAGGCACCCCTGTTTTTGCGCACCACCGAGGAAATGTTGAAGGAATTCGAGTATCTGGGCAGCCGGAAAGCGGAAGAGGTGGTCATCACCAACACCAACCGGATCGCGGACGCCATCGAGCCCCTGTCCCCGGTGCGGCCCGACAAATGCCCGCCGGTCATCCCGGATTCGGACAAAATGCTCCGGGAAATCTGCTACACCAAGGCCCATGAGATTTACGGAGAAAATCTGCCGGACATCGTTACCGAGCGGCTGGAGCGGGAACTGAACTCCATCATTTCCAACGGGTTCGCCGTAATGTACATCATCGCCCAGAAGCTGGTGTGGAAATCCAACGAGGACGGCTATCTGGTGGGCTCCCGTGGTTCCGTCGGTTCCTCCTTCGTAGCAACCATGGCCGGTATCACGGAGGTCAATCCGTTAAGCCCTCATTATTACTGCGCCTCCTGCCACTACAGCGATTTTGATTCCGAGGAGGTCAAAGCCTTTGGCGGCCGTTCCGGCTGTGATATGCCGGATAAAACGTGTCCGGTGTGCGGCGCACCGCTGAAAAAGGACGGGTTCGACATCCCCTTTGAAACGTTCCTGGGATTCAAGGGAAACAAGGAGCCGGATATCGACCTGAACTTCTCCGGGGAATACCAGAGTAATGCCCACAAATACACGGAGGTCATTTTCGGTGCCGGGCAGACGTTCCGGGCGGGCACCATCGGTACCGTGGCGGAGAAGACAGCCTTTGGCTATGTCCGGGGGTATTTTGAGGATAAAGGCATCCGAAAACGAAGCTGTGAGATCGAGCGGATCGCGTCGGGCTGTGTGGGCATCCACCGGACGACGGGCCAGCACCCCGGCGGCATCATCGTTCTGCCTCTGGGCGAGGAGATCAACAGCTTTACGCCGGTACAGCATCCGGCCAACGATATGACCACGGACATCATCACCACCCATTTTGACTATCACTCCATTGACCACAACCTGCTGAAGCTGGACATTCTGGGGCACGATGATCCCACCATGATCCGTATGCTGGAAGACCTCATTGGATTTGATGCGAAAAAAATCCCGCTGGACGACCGGAAGGTGATGACGCTGTTCCAGAACACCAGCGCCCTGGGCATCACGCCGGAGGACATCGGCGGCACCCGGCTGGGTTCCCTTGGCATCCCGGAGTTTGGTACGGAATTTGCTATGCAGATGCTGATTGATACCAAACCCACGTCCTTTTCTGATCTGGTGCGAATCGCCGGACTAGCCCACGGAACGGACGTATGGCTGGGCAATGCCCAGACGCTGATCCTGGAAGGAAAAGCCACCATTTCCACGGCCATCTGTACCCGTGACGATATCATGATCTACCTGATCAGCAAGGGGCTGGATTCCGAGGAATCCTTCAAGATCATGGAGGCTGTCCGAAAGGGTACCGTGGCCAAAGGAAAGTGTGATAACTGGCCGGAGTGGAAGGCGGATATGATCGCCCATGACGTGCCGGACTGGTATATCTGGTCCTGCGAGAAGATCAAGTACATGTTCCCCAAGGCCCATGCGGCGGCTTATGTCATGATGGCCTGGCGGATCGCCTACTGTAAGGTGTACCATCCGCTGGCCTATTATGCGGCCTATTTCAGTATCCGTGCTACCAGCTTTAACTATGAGCTCATGTGCCTGGGAAAGGAGCGGCTGGAATATCATATGAAGGATTACGAGGCCAGACGAAAAGCCAAACAGCTCAGCAACAAAGAGGAAGATACGTTAAAGGACATGAAGCTGGTACAGGAAATGTACGCCAGAGGCTTTGATTTTGTGCCCATTGATATTTTCCGGGCGGAAGCGTCCCGGTTCCAGATCATCGACGGAAAGCTGATGCCTGCCCTGGCAACCATCGACGGCATGGGAGACAAGGCGGCGGAGGCCATTGTGGATGCGGCCAAGGACGGCCCGTTCCTGTCCAAAGACGACTTCCGGCAGCGCACCAAGGTGCCCAAGACCGTGGTGGATCTCATGGACGATCTGAACCTGCTGGGCGACCTGCCCGAGTCCAACCAGCTGTCACTGTTTGATTTTACGTAGACAGTTTGCAGCATCAGATTGTATCGGTGTGTGCCTGGTTCGCGCCGGCTTGCGGCAACAGATGGTATTGTTGTGTGGATGGTTTCCGAGAGTCTGTGGTGTTAGCTTGTATTGACGGATAGATGTGTTGTGAAGGCAGGCGTTTTGGATGCATAATTGTAAAATCGGTTTTGAAAAATAAATGGAAGATATAGAAAGGATTCACATGGCTATAGAAGCAATCTTCTTTGATTTAGATAATACGTTGCTGGATTTTAACCGGGCAGAGCGGGCGGCACTGCAAAAGGTGCTGCCCGGCTACGGCATTACCCCCACACCGGAGGTGCTGGCCCGGTATCATGAGCTCAATGACTACCACTGGAAACAGCTGGAGCTGGGAAATCTTACGAGAGAACAGGTTATGCAGTACCGGTTTGACCGGCTGCTGGAAGAACTGGGGGTGTCCGGTGACGGCGCCCGGCTCTCGGATGCGTATGAAAATCAGCTGGCCGCAGGGGAAAACTTCTATATAGAAGGGGCAAGAGAACTGCTGGACGACCTGAAAGAAAAGTATGTGCTTTGCTTGGCCACCAATGGCGCTGCCCATGTGCAGCGGCAGCGGCTGCACAACAGCGGGCTGGACAAAGATTTCGCTCATATCTTCATATCAGAGAAACTGCAGGCGGACAAGCCATCGGCCGCTTTTTACGATGCCTGCTTTGCGGCATTGCCGGGCATCAAAAGAGAAGAGACCGTCATGGTGGGCGACAGCCTCACTTCTGATATCAAAGGAGGAAAAAGCGGCCGGGATGCGGACCGTGTGGTATTGCCCGAAAGGGCATCCGAGGCCGGCACGGGCACAGATGGCAGCGGTGCCGGATAAGATCATAGAAACACTGGGAGAACTGAAAACGGCTCTGGGGTGACCCCGGAGCCGTTTTCAGTTCAGCCGCGCATATCCCGGGCTTTCAGTTCAGCCGCACCCATTCGCAAAATCGCGCCTGTCGGCGCTTTTCGCTGCTGACGCAGCTGGCTTTTGCTCATTACCGGGCGCTCTGCCCTGGGTTTTCAGTTCAGCCGCGCCCATTCGCAAAATCGCGCCTGTCGGCGCTTTTCGCTGCTGACGCAGCTGGTTTTTGCTCATTAGCGGGCGCTCTGCCCAAGCTTTCTCCCGCCCGGATTTTTATGCGAGCATAAAATCCGTCCGAAAGCAAGCTTGGCTGAACTGAAATTATAAAATTATAAAATCTTTATAAACCTATTGACAAAGAATAGGGGAAGTGTTAGTTTATCTACATAAGATATTAGCACTCCTAAGTAATGAGTGCTAACAAATCAAAAGGAGGGAGCAGAATGGAACTGGATGACAGGAAGAAGAAAATCCTGACAGCGATCATCCGCAATTATCTGGAGACAGGTGAGCCGGTGGGATCGAGAACGATTTCCAAATATTCCGATCTGAATTTAAGTTCTGCGACCATCCGCAATGAGATGTCGGACCTGGAAGAGATGGGTCTGATTCTCCAGCCCCATACGTCGGCGGGCCGGATTCCTTCGGATAAAGGATATCGCCTGTATGTGGACACGATGATGGAGGAGAAGCAGCGGGAGATCACAGAGATGAAAGAGCTGATGATCGAGAAGGCTGACAAGATGGAGCAGGTGCTGCAGCAGGTAGCTAAGGTGCTTGCGGACAATACCCATTATACCTCCATTATTTCTTCCCCGAGATATCACAGGAGCAAGCTGAAGTTCATCCAGCTGTCTCTTGTGGACGAACGCCAGCTTCTGGCGGTTATTGTCGTGGAGGGAAACATTGTCAAGAACAAGATCATTGACCTGGACGAGGCCATGGACAATGAGATGCTTCTGAAATTAAACATCCTCCTGAACACAAGCCTGAACGGGCTGACGCTGGAGGAGATCAACCTGGATATGATTTCCCGGTTGAAGAAACAGGCCGGGATCCACACGAACGTGGTGAGCAGCGTCATTGATGCTGTGGCGGAGGCCATACAGGTCAGCACCGAGGACATGGAGATTTACAC
Above is a window of Oscillospiraceae bacterium NTUH-002-81 DNA encoding:
- the ispG gene encoding flavodoxin-dependent (E)-4-hydroxy-3-methylbut-2-enyl-diphosphate synthase, which codes for MFRSNTKVIRIGDRVIGGGNPILIQSMTNTRTEDVAATVAQIQELEAAGCEIIRCTVPTMEAAKALPEIKKQIHIPLVADIHFDYRLAIAAMENGADKIRINPGNIGSRERVQAVVDVARERNIPIRVGVNSGSLEKELVVKYHGVTAEGIVESALDKVHLIEDMGYDNLVISIKSSDVLMCVRAHELLAGKTPYPLHVGITEAGTVLSGNIKSSVGLGIILYQGIGDTIRVSLTGNPVEEIKSAKLILRTLGLRKGGIEVVSCPTCGRTSIDLIGLANQVENLVQRYPLDIKVAVMGCVVNGPGEAKEADIGIAGGIGEGLLIRKGEVIRKVPEDQLLSTLKDELDHWEA
- a CDS encoding PolC-type DNA polymerase III, producing the protein MAKAFMEVFPGLKLSEDIQDLFAQTEVERVATTRNRDILRIYMNSERLIQKPQIYKAEQTIRQQLFPRMRMSIKIIEKFRLSEQYSPRTLMDVYYDSILTEFKNYSRVEYNLFSQAKWEFTEDRKLTLHIPDSVIAREKSDEIVRVLEKIFCERCGMDLITAVEYEAPKESKYRKNSEEQIAREIQEIVRHTKGAGEGPLLEAKGADLPWDDAPKAEKPAEKAENRDKETKEKAAGQTGASRDKGGQNGQAAGGRTFQKKEFRKGGFQKNGGGFAGGYKRSDNPDVLYGRDFEDNAIPMDQILGEMGEVTVRGQISSLETREIRGEKTIIIMNVTDFTDTMSIKIFTKNEFLSDILGGLKQGGFIKLKGVTTIDKFDSELTIGSVVGIKKIPDFRVRRMDTSAQKRVELHCHTKMSDMDGVSDVKDLIGTAISWGHKALAVTDHGIVQAFPDANHAVPKGSDFKVIYGVEAYLVDDLKQIVQHAKGQKLDDTYVVFDIETTGFSNLKNKIIEIGAVKVVGGVITEKFSTFVNPQVPIPFEIEHLTGINDNMVLDAPTIDKVLPEFMAFCQDAVMVAHNADFDMGFIKRNLSLLGMERDFTIVDTVAIARILLPNLNRFKLDTVAKALNISLENHHRAVDDAGCTAEIFVKFVEMLKKMDVYTLDDLNRIGKLSDDAIRKLHSYHAIILAKNETGRLNLYRLISASHLKYFQRQPKIPKSLLMQYREGLILGSACEAGELFRALVRDSTEEDIARIVNFYDYLEIQPIGNNMFMLRDNESAAQTEEDLRDYNRRIVALGEQFNKPVVATCDVHFLNPEDEIYRRIIMASKGFKDADDQAPLFLRTTEEMLKEFEYLGSRKAEEVVITNTNRIADAIEPLSPVRPDKCPPVIPDSDKMLREICYTKAHEIYGENLPDIVTERLERELNSIISNGFAVMYIIAQKLVWKSNEDGYLVGSRGSVGSSFVATMAGITEVNPLSPHYYCASCHYSDFDSEEVKAFGGRSGCDMPDKTCPVCGAPLKKDGFDIPFETFLGFKGNKEPDIDLNFSGEYQSNAHKYTEVIFGAGQTFRAGTIGTVAEKTAFGYVRGYFEDKGIRKRSCEIERIASGCVGIHRTTGQHPGGIIVLPLGEEINSFTPVQHPANDMTTDIITTHFDYHSIDHNLLKLDILGHDDPTMIRMLEDLIGFDAKKIPLDDRKVMTLFQNTSALGITPEDIGGTRLGSLGIPEFGTEFAMQMLIDTKPTSFSDLVRIAGLAHGTDVWLGNAQTLILEGKATISTAICTRDDIMIYLISKGLDSEESFKIMEAVRKGTVAKGKCDNWPEWKADMIAHDVPDWYIWSCEKIKYMFPKAHAAAYVMMAWRIAYCKVYHPLAYYAAYFSIRATSFNYELMCLGKERLEYHMKDYEARRKAKQLSNKEEDTLKDMKLVQEMYARGFDFVPIDIFRAEASRFQIIDGKLMPALATIDGMGDKAAEAIVDAAKDGPFLSKDDFRQRTKVPKTVVDLMDDLNLLGDLPESNQLSLFDFT
- the hrcA gene encoding heat-inducible transcriptional repressor HrcA, with translation MELDDRKKKILTAIIRNYLETGEPVGSRTISKYSDLNLSSATIRNEMSDLEEMGLILQPHTSAGRIPSDKGYRLYVDTMMEEKQREITEMKELMIEKADKMEQVLQQVAKVLADNTHYTSIISSPRYHRSKLKFIQLSLVDERQLLAVIVVEGNIVKNKIIDLDEAMDNEMLLKLNILLNTSLNGLTLEEINLDMISRLKKQAGIHTNVVSSVIDAVAEAIQVSTEDMEIYTSGATNILKYPELSDNDRATELIGTLEEKQELANLIDDTMENNSNTGIQVYIGQETPVKAMKDCSVVTATYDLGDGMQGTVGIIGPKRMDYDKVIQTMRTLMVQLDGIYKRSGTPEESGDQ
- a CDS encoding HAD-IA family hydrolase, translating into MAIEAIFFDLDNTLLDFNRAERAALQKVLPGYGITPTPEVLARYHELNDYHWKQLELGNLTREQVMQYRFDRLLEELGVSGDGARLSDAYENQLAAGENFYIEGARELLDDLKEKYVLCLATNGAAHVQRQRLHNSGLDKDFAHIFISEKLQADKPSAAFYDACFAALPGIKREETVMVGDSLTSDIKGGKSGRDADRVVLPERASEAGTGTDGSGAG
- a CDS encoding MBL fold metallo-hydrolase; this encodes MKEILPHIYMGTIPAEKSTQNDVNIYMIHQGEQTLFIDCGYDTTSSLAFFEHVFETFHLQPEKTALLLTHYHIDHVGMVWWFRQKGAAIYMSAPEYEDARTGLTRIRTDIGYTCGFHDAEISIIGQRVFDPRDYRPFFHDVKVLSPGDVLAIGPYRLQAMALPGHTPGQLGLYEAAHGILFCGDHIIRRLAPVILTETRDQHFLHIYEDALQQVADLHLHWLFPAHNDAICGEADIRKAIEDIRISYRHLCGTAQLVLKASRHPLTAYEITCKIYHRTRTELRPVLGLRQYLMAQKVLTCLEALYDEGKLHRDTDRHGALIYWQ